Genomic window (Juglans microcarpa x Juglans regia isolate MS1-56 chromosome 2S, Jm3101_v1.0, whole genome shotgun sequence):
AAAATGGGTTGGAATCAGAAAAATCAAGATATGATTATTacacaaagattaaaaaaaaaaaaaaatacaataatgtATGGAACCGCTAGGGCCAGAGAGTGGGTCCTGACAATTCCCAAGATAAGTATAAAAtgacttcttcttttttgtacATTATTTTGTAAAGTTACCAATAAGTGTAAAATTACAGTTTCCACCAATAAGAAGAAGTACATCAATAATGTATTTGCCTCTTTCGTGATGCTAACATggcattataaaaatatgacgTTTGTCCTCGGCAGGAGCCCATCAGTAAAGACTCAGGATAAGATCGCTGATTCACCATGTttagtttttcttatttttttagtttttttcttaaacattattcaaaatgatattaattttctCTAACTATATAATCCATTATTAACCAAatataaaaaccaaaataaaaattattcaaacaaaatatatattcaaacaacttttcagttttattatctatttttacaaatctaaatacaaaattgatttaaaaataaattattcaaaattctttctcctttcacaaaacttattaatattatatctaagaaatttctcaaatattctctacttttcctttctcaaaatcaaGTAAACCAAACGTGACAAAACCCTTCCAAACCAATGAGGAAAATGTAGTATTATGTATGAAAAAGTGCAGGAGGACCATACAATtgcttgatctttttttttttttttttttttttttgaataaacctcattttcattcattcaaatcaGTCATTAGAAGCCATATCAGAAGTAATCAAACTTGAGATAAAAACAGGATACTCTTCAATCCAACATGTAAAGGTTTCTATGTTTAAGGCAAACTTTGCCAAACTATGAGCAATCATATTGCCTTCTCTTCGAACGAATTGTATCTCCCAGTGCAGCAACTCTTTCAAGCTACTCTTCACATCTTCCACAACCTGCCCATACCAAGCCCAGCAAGCTACATCTTCTTTCACAGCATTGATTACTATAAGTGCATCACCTTCAAAGACCACTTTGTTGAATCCCATCTCTCTACATACTTCTATAGTTCTTATCAAGGCAATGGCTTCAACTATCACTGCTTTGGCTTTCATTTTCTGTGGTTCACTAAATGCAGCCATGACCTCCCCTTTACTGTTTCTGATGATAATTCCCAGTCCCACAACACCCTTTTGCTCATCTATTGCCGCATCAAAATTTGCTTTCAACCACCCATCTTCAGGTTTCTACCACTGTTTGATGGTAGACACAGGGCTCCCACCTTTCGAGTTAGTTTCATTATTCCTCAAAGCTTCTCTAAAACCATCTAAGGATTGAATGGCCCCTTCAATAACCTGTGCAGGaccagaaaaaatattttcaaaaacaaatttatttcgTCTATGCCAAATACCCCTGAGAATAACTATCACTTCCTCTAATAAACTAGAGTTTAGTTTCAAACAAAGTCTATCCCATAGATCCCTAAAATCCTCTGCCATAGCACTCCATTTCAGCACACCACTCCCCTTACAGGCCCACACATCATTCACGGCTGTGCACTGCCATAAAGCATGTAAAATTGTCTCATTTTCAGTTTTACAAATTGGGCACTTATCAGTTACCCCAACACTTTTCTTGAGAAGCAAAGCTTTCGAGGGAAGAGAGTTGGTACATGCCCTCCATACAAAATTTTTTGTGGCCCCTAGAATGTTTAAACTCCATAGTTTTCTCCACCTATCAGCTTCTTTTCCCCCTCCCAAAACCTCTCCTTCTTCCCTTCTCCTTATGTCTCTTGCCATGTGATATGCACTTTTAACATTAAACTTCCCATCAGTACAATGAATCCATATCCTCTTATCTTCCCCTTCTCTTTTGCTAATAGGCATACTACAAATCAGTTCAGCCTCCTCAACACCAAAATGGTCTCTAATAAGCTTCTCATTCCACACCTTCAATTCTGGGATAATTAAATCTGAAACCCTTGCCTCAATCCCTAGTGAGGAGACCAAAGATTTAACACAATAAGATGAAGGTTTAGGTAACCACCTGTGTTTCCAGATCTTAATACTTCTTCCATTACCCACCTGCCATATTAGCCCTTCTTTAGTAACCTCTTTTGCTGCCCACACACTTCTCCATATAAAAGATGGCGCATTGCCAACCTTTGCATCCAAAATACAACTATTTCTATGGTATTTACTGTTGTATACCTGTGCCACTAATGATGTGGGGTCATTTAAAAACCTCCAAACATGTTTACCTAATAAGGCCACATTGAAGTCCTCCAAGTTTCTAAAACCCAATCCTCCACTGTTTTTTGCCCCTGCCAAACAGTCCCAGCTTTTCCAATGGATCCCTTTTCTGTCTTTATTTTTCCCCCACCAAAAGTTTCCCAACAAAGCTGAAATTTCTTTGCACAATCTTCTAGGAAGTTTAAAAACATTCATAGTATATGTGGGCACAACTTGTAAGACAACTTTGATCATAATCTCTTTTCCTGCTTTGGACAAGAAGGTATTCTGCCAACTGCTTATCTTTTTCCAAATCCTTTCTTTTAAACTTCTAAAAGTATTATATTTGGACTTACCCACTAGGGAAGGCaatcccaaatatttttcaaaactaccATATGCCACAGTACCTGCATCACTCCCAATCAATTCCTTGCATCCACGACTTGTGTTTTATGTCTATTAAGTTTCTGCGCAGAAGCATTTTCATACTTATCCAATAAAGACTTAACATTGTGCCATTCGAAAATAAGGCTTCTATAGAAAATCACGCAGTCATCTGCAAAGAGCAGATGATTGATTCTAGGACCCCCTCTTGCCACTTTAACACCCCTTATCTGCTTAACCAATTCAACTTTATTAAGCAATGAGCTTAAACCTTCAACAcataaaatgaataaacaaGGGGAgagaggatccccttgtctaagTCCATGATTTAGTTTAATAATGTCTCCTGCACttccattcaccaaaactgaaTAGCTCACAATCCTAACACATCTCATGATCAAGTCCACCCACCTCACATCGAACCCCAACTTCCCTAAGACAGCTTCAAGGCAGTTCCACTCCACCCTATCGTACGCCTTTGACATATCAAACTTCAAAGCCATGCTCCCATTCTTacctttctgttttgttttcatAGTATGGAGCACCTCATATGCTACCATAACATTATCAGAAATTAATCTTCCAGGAATGAAAGCACTTTGGGACTGTGATATTATTAATGGTAGCATCTTCTTTAGTCTATTTACTATGGCCTTtgatatcattttgtaaaaaacagAACATAAGCTAATAGGTCTAAACTCCTGAACATTCTCAAGATTTTTCACCTTAGGTATTAAAGCAATAAGTGTGTGATTTACAGATTTTGGACTACCACCATTGTTAAGAACATTAAGAGCTGATTTACATACCTCATCATTCACTGTTTTCCAATGCTTTTGATAGAAACCAGCATCGTACCCATCGGGTCCAAGAGCTTTGTAAGGAGAGATTTGTGCTAGAGCCTCTTCAATATCTTCATTAGTAAAAGCCTTCCCCAGCTCCTCTCTCATTTGTTCAGTAACTCTCCCTTCCACACAATTCAGAACAGCCTCTACATTCCCATCCGATGGTGTTGTAGTAGAATAAACCCCTTCAAAATACTCTTTAAAAGTTTTCTCAATTCCTTCCACTTTTGTTTGCAACACCTCATTACCATCTTTAATCTGGAAAATTCTGCTCCtcctctttctttcatttgcaCATGCATGAAAGAATTTAGTGTTCCTATCTCTCATTTGATACCAATGAGTTTTTGCTCTTTGCCTCCATCTTAGATCCTCCTGATTAAGCATTCTCCCTatctcttcttttaatttttttatatcccCAACTTTTTCTGCACCTTCATTTAACTGCATTTGCCTTAAcaactcatttttctcttttatttccttctctcttttctggAAAATGTTATAGCTCCAGTCACTTAGAGCTCTACTACATACATGTAATCTTCTATGTAACCCTTCCACAAGGTCTTCAGAAGGCACCTTTTTTTTCCACCCCTCTTCCACAACCTTTTCACAATTTGCCTCAAGGGACCAGCTTAATTCAAACTTGAAATTCCTCTTCTTCTGAAAAAGAGTTCTCTGCCCCTTACTGGCATGAAGCAAAATGGGCTTATGATCTTATGTACATGAAGCTAAAGTCTCAACCTTAACACTTCTGTAAAATTGAGCCCACCTTTCATTTGCTACCACACGATCTAATCTCTCCTTCGTAAAAGACTCATCACGGTGATTGTTACTCCAAGTGAATCTGCAATCTGACCATCCCATATCGAAGAGGTTGCAACAATTCAGCACGTTCCTAAAACCCTCCATTTGGCATTCACTCCTTGCCTTTCCCCCATATTTCTCCTTTTGTActaagatttcattaaaatcacctaaTACACACCATAAATGATCAAGTGGTTTTAGGGATTCTAATAAATTCCAGCTCTCATGTCTTCTACTAACCTCAGGATGACCATAAAAACCAGTTATTACCCACTTGCAATTTTCTTGCTTATCTATTACCCAACCACTAATGTGGTGATTTGAGTAGTTAATAAGCTCAAAATGCATCTCGTCTTTCCAAAGCATCATAAGACCCCCACTTTTTCCATTTGCACTCACTGCAAGCAACCCTCAAAGCCTAACTTCTTCCTCACATATTCTACTTTAACATTTTTCAGTTtagtttccattaagaaaactaaaatGGGCTTCTTGTTCCTTACCAAATTGATAAGGTCTTGAACTGTCcgggggttcccaagcccccgaCAGTTCCAGCTTAAGGTTTTCATTGTTGTTGGCGGGGTTGTCTAGCAACCTCCGCCAATGACACATCTTGTTCCAAAGCCCCCTCCTCTCCCTTGTccaaactccttttttttttgttttttccctgAGTCACATTCATCAAAATCCCTGCTCATCCTCTTCTCCCCCACCCTCACATTTACTTTGGAAGACTTCCCACTAGCACGAGCCATTCTTTTCCAATTCCCTCCCTTCTGCACCATTGTACCAAAGCTCCCATCTAAACCACCTTGCACCTTTTTCTGATCAGCCCACACAAAAGAGCTACTTGTAGTATTGGCCCCTACTTCACACGAGGTGGggcccttttctttttctttcccaccCACGAGTTCTTCCCTGCCCACATCAGAATTTTTCTCATAaatctcctccaccaccttAACACCTATTTTAACTCCCTCATCCCTTACTTTTGAAAAACCTCCTCTATCTTTCCCAAATTGCCCTTCCCATTGACCTCCTCCTTTCTCCCTTGTGGCAGTCACCTCTTTGGTCCATCTCCCAAGCTCCTCCCACCCTTTTTTGTTCTCCCCCACCCCTTCATAGTTACTAGAAAAATGTATCCTACCCCCAGACTCTGCCCTAATCCATGCTCCATATTGGTTAACATTCTCAtcccctttttctttctaaattttgCATAACTGATCATCATGCAAAACCCTTCCACATGTAAAACAAATCCAAGGCAGTTTCACATATCTAATCGGGATCCAAATCTTCGATCCATTAGACATGATTGTCCTACCTCTTGCAAGTGCCTTCGTTAGATTGACCTCTACTTTCAATCTGAAATATCTTCCCCAACCTATCCCCCCTTCATCTACCTCAACTTCCTCCACCTACCCAATCGAGTTCCCTATCCTCAACCCCATATCCTTATTCATCATTGCAAAAGGCAAATCATGTAATTGAACCCACATAACCTAATGAGTGAAGAGCATTTTACCTGGCTGGATATCCCCTGAGAATTTCTTCAAGATGAACAAACAGTTATCGAACAACCACGGTTTCCCCTCTTCAACCCTCTGTTTGTCTTCATgtgtgttgaaaataatcaCGAACAAGTTAGCCCCCACTTCCTGGAACATAGCAGGTCTACCCAGCTTCCATACTTTAGCCATGGTTGCCGAGATGACGTTCCTCCTGATAATCCTCTCTGTACATATTTTCCAAATCAAGCACAACTGCCCCTTCTTTGAAACAGCCTCCGATTCCTCAACATTTAGTTCGATAGTCCCCAATTCTTCCTCTGAAAGCTTCATCTGCCTCCAAGAGTCCTCTAGATCTTCCATGGAAAAACCCTTCCTAGTCCTAAACCTAGCTCTGTTTCCCTCCCTATCTCGCACACACTCAAACGAGGAAACTCCCTATTTTCTGAAGCTCCCTCTCTGAGAAACACTCTATGTTTACCCAAGTAAACAATGACTCGCACCCGATCCCTCACCAAAGTGAGTAAATCCGACCCTCACCAACTAGGCCATTATCGCCCTAATCGTCTCCGAGAAGACTACGAGAGAGAAAACGGCTAGAGGAGACTAtattattttctcaatattttctttccaccaatcttgttcaaaaaaaaaaacacaaactacAATTGCTTGATCTAGTTGAGTATTAAGCACCTAATCTGCAATGTGTTTGTTTATCCTCAAACATGGCCGAAACCATCGCAAGAAAGAAACAATTCCCAACAAGCATGGCCTAAAGCAAATTTTtcctgttttgatttattatttttataattttttcaacactaatttcaattattagactttattatttattattaatatataataataattcattattatctaatcactacaagaaaattgcttatttgcaaccagttaattccagc
Coding sequences:
- the LOC121253537 gene encoding probable inactive receptor kinase At5g53320, which gives rise to MAAFSEPQKMKAKAVIVEAIALIRTIEVCREMGFNKVVFEGDALIVINAVKEDVACWAWYGQVVEDVKSSLKELLHWEIQFVRREGNMIAHSLAKDYNINGTVPPFICNLKNLTTFDVYNNSFHSTEFPRALYNCSKLKILDLSQNYFYGAIPDDIHRMSLLRELNLEGNNFDGNILASIG
- the LOC121253538 gene encoding uncharacterized protein LOC121253538, whose translation is MNVFKLPRRLCKEISALLGNFWWGKNKDRKGIHWKSWDCLAGAKNSGGLGFRNLEDFNVALLGKHVWRFLNDPTSLVAQVYNSKYHRNSCILDAKVGNAPSFIWRSVWAAKEVTKEGLIWQVGNGRSIKIWKHRWLPKPSSYCVKSLVSSLGIEARVSDLIIPELKVWNEKLIRDHFGVEEAELICSMPISKREGEDKRIWIHCTDGKFNVKSAYHMARDIRRREEGEVLGGGKEADRWRKLWSLNILGATKNFVWRACTNSLPSKALLLKKSVGVTDKCPICKTENETILHALWQCTAVNDVWACKGSGVLKWSAMAEDFRDLWDRLCLKLNSSLLEEVIVILRGIWHRRNKFVFENIFSGPAQVIEGAIQSLDGFREALRNNETNSKGGSPVSTIKQW